From Streptomyces qinzhouensis, one genomic window encodes:
- a CDS encoding response regulator codes for MLVVDDDFMVAKLHSRFVSATDGFRVVGVAHNGAEALRAAEKLRPDLVLLDIYLPDMDGLSVLRELRAAEERDPGRATVDALFITAARDAELVRAALRAGALHYLIKPFTQSALQEQLRHVASLRSRFDRLGQARQEDVDQIFGTRPPGARGLPKGLAPHTAELVERVLREHPGDLSASECAEAGSLSRVSARRYLEYFVETGRVEVTLRYGGTGRPERRYRIAGRR; via the coding sequence GTGCTGGTGGTGGACGATGACTTCATGGTCGCCAAGCTCCACAGCCGCTTTGTGTCGGCCACCGACGGCTTCCGGGTCGTGGGGGTCGCCCACAACGGCGCGGAGGCGCTGCGTGCGGCCGAGAAGCTCAGGCCTGATCTCGTATTGCTTGATATCTATCTGCCCGATATGGACGGGCTGAGTGTGCTGCGTGAGCTGCGGGCCGCGGAGGAACGGGATCCCGGGCGGGCGACGGTCGACGCCCTGTTCATCACGGCTGCCCGGGACGCGGAGCTGGTCCGGGCCGCGCTGCGGGCGGGCGCCCTGCACTATCTGATCAAGCCCTTCACCCAGTCCGCGCTCCAGGAGCAGCTGCGGCACGTGGCGTCGCTGCGCTCCCGCTTCGACCGGCTCGGCCAGGCCCGGCAGGAGGACGTCGACCAGATCTTCGGCACCCGGCCGCCGGGGGCCCGCGGTCTGCCGAAGGGGCTGGCGCCGCACACCGCCGAGCTGGTGGAGCGCGTCCTGCGGGAGCATCCGGGCGATCTGTCGGCGTCGGAGTGCGCCGAGGCGGGCTCGCTGTCACGGGTCAGCGCCCGCCGGTATCTGGAGTACTTCGTGGAGACGGGCCGGGTGGAGGTTACTCTGCGTTACGGAGGTACGGGACGGCCCGAGCGGCGGTACCGGATCGCCGGGCGCCGCTGA
- a CDS encoding lytic polysaccharide monooxygenase encodes MTARRKVTMAAAALGLAPLALAGLTATPAAAHGSMTDPVSRIAACHAEGPESPDSAACKALVAAGGTQPLYDWNEVNLPDPAGAHKSRIPDGKLCSAGRDKYKGLDAPRTDWPSSPMAAGSKTFQWRATAPHKGTLDLYITKDGYDPTKPLKWSDLEAQPFSSVTNPQVVNGSFVFQGTVPQKSGRHLIYSILQRSDSPEAFYTCSDVVFGGGTGGAPAAAAPSEKQIQQGAAKSSVDHSGHGGDSASETKANAAYAAGHSDHKGSEGAKTQLNGAAPAAAQAESEKLAATGGENSTPYIAAGGGLVLALGAGVVFASARRRTTAGGR; translated from the coding sequence ATGACCGCTCGCCGCAAGGTCACCATGGCCGCCGCAGCACTCGGCCTCGCGCCGCTGGCACTGGCCGGGCTGACGGCCACCCCCGCCGCCGCCCACGGCTCCATGACGGATCCGGTCAGCAGAATCGCCGCGTGTCACGCGGAAGGTCCGGAGAGCCCGGACTCGGCCGCCTGTAAGGCGCTGGTCGCCGCCGGTGGCACCCAGCCGCTGTACGACTGGAACGAGGTCAACCTGCCCGACCCGGCGGGTGCCCACAAGAGCCGGATCCCCGACGGCAAGCTGTGCAGCGCCGGCCGGGACAAGTACAAGGGTCTGGACGCGCCGCGTACCGACTGGCCGTCCTCGCCGATGGCCGCCGGTTCGAAGACCTTCCAGTGGCGTGCCACTGCCCCCCACAAGGGCACGCTCGACCTGTACATCACCAAGGACGGGTACGACCCCACCAAGCCGCTGAAGTGGTCGGACCTGGAGGCTCAGCCCTTCTCGTCCGTCACCAACCCGCAGGTGGTCAACGGCTCGTTCGTCTTCCAGGGCACCGTCCCGCAGAAGTCGGGCCGCCACCTGATCTACTCCATCCTCCAGCGCTCGGACTCGCCGGAGGCCTTCTACACCTGCTCGGACGTGGTGTTCGGCGGTGGTACGGGCGGTGCCCCGGCGGCCGCCGCCCCGTCGGAGAAGCAGATCCAGCAGGGCGCGGCGAAGTCGTCCGTCGACCACTCCGGTCACGGCGGCGACTCCGCGTCCGAGACCAAGGCCAATGCCGCCTACGCCGCCGGGCACTCGGACCACAAGGGTTCCGAGGGCGCGAAGACTCAGCTCAACGGTGCCGCCCCGGCGGCGGCCCAGGCCGAGTCCGAGAAGCTGGCGGCGACCGGTGGCGAGAACAGCACGCCGTACATCGCGGCGGGCGGCGGGCTGGTCCTCGCCCTCGGCGCCGGTGTGGTGTTCGCCTCGGCGCGGCGCAGGACGACGGCCGGCGGCCGCTGA
- a CDS encoding pyridoxamine 5'-phosphate oxidase family protein — MADKSNALSREEREEFLSEPHIAALSVDSGEEGRAPLTLPIWYQYEPGGELWVMTGTTSRKGVLLTKAGRFSLMVDRMVPTVRYVSVEGPIVSVEPATLAELEEITRRYLPPERVAAYVESAVAVFGEQSVFRMRPQRWLTADLGS; from the coding sequence ATGGCAGACAAAAGCAACGCCCTGAGCCGGGAAGAACGCGAGGAGTTCCTGTCCGAACCGCATATCGCGGCCCTTTCGGTGGACTCCGGAGAAGAGGGGCGGGCGCCCTTGACCCTGCCCATCTGGTACCAGTACGAGCCCGGCGGCGAGCTGTGGGTGATGACCGGCACCACATCCCGCAAGGGTGTGCTCCTCACCAAGGCGGGCCGCTTCTCGCTGATGGTGGACCGGATGGTGCCCACCGTCCGATATGTCTCGGTGGAGGGTCCGATCGTCTCCGTCGAGCCCGCCACCCTCGCGGAGCTGGAGGAGATCACCCGGCGCTATCTCCCGCCGGAGAGGGTGGCGGCCTACGTGGAGTCCGCCGTCGCGGTCTTCGGCGAGCAGTCGGTCTTCCGGATGCGTCCCCAGCGCTGGCTGACGGCCGACCTGGGCAGCTGA
- a CDS encoding esterase/lipase family protein, whose protein sequence is MPLRNRRIRPLAALLLSALIALGPGTATAAAESAPRAAAAPDRGWNNWSCKPSAAHPRPVVLVHGTFGNAVDNWLGLAPYLVNRGYCVYSLDYGQLPGVPFFHGLGPVARSAGQLDTFVDRVLAVTGAAKADLVGHSQGGMMPRHYLKFLGGAAEVNALIGIAPSNRGTDLLGLTRLLRYFPGAEEAIGATAPALTDQIAGSPFLTRLNEGGDTVPGVRYTVIATRYDQVVTPYRSQFLNGPGVRNVLLQDLCPLDFSEHVAIATVDRIVFHEVAGALDPANARKTDCASVIG, encoded by the coding sequence ATGCCGCTCCGGAACCGCCGCATCCGGCCCCTGGCCGCCCTGCTGCTGTCCGCCCTGATCGCGCTGGGGCCGGGTACCGCGACCGCCGCCGCCGAATCCGCCCCCCGGGCCGCCGCCGCTCCCGACCGGGGCTGGAACAACTGGTCCTGCAAACCCTCCGCCGCCCACCCCCGGCCCGTGGTGCTCGTCCACGGCACCTTCGGGAACGCGGTCGACAACTGGCTCGGGCTCGCCCCGTACCTGGTCAACCGCGGCTACTGCGTCTACTCACTCGACTACGGGCAGCTGCCCGGGGTGCCGTTCTTCCACGGCCTCGGCCCGGTCGCCCGCTCCGCCGGACAGCTGGACACCTTCGTCGACCGGGTGCTCGCCGTCACGGGCGCCGCGAAGGCGGACCTCGTCGGCCACTCGCAGGGCGGCATGATGCCCCGCCACTATCTGAAGTTCCTCGGCGGCGCCGCCGAGGTCAACGCCCTGATCGGGATCGCGCCCAGCAACCGCGGCACCGATCTGCTCGGGCTCACCCGGCTGCTGCGCTACTTCCCCGGTGCCGAGGAGGCGATCGGCGCCACGGCACCGGCCCTCACCGATCAGATCGCCGGATCCCCCTTCCTCACCAGGCTGAACGAGGGCGGCGACACCGTCCCCGGGGTCCGCTACACGGTCATCGCGACCCGCTACGACCAGGTGGTGACCCCGTACCGCAGCCAGTTCCTGAACGGCCCCGGCGTCCGGAACGTTCTGCTCCAGGACCTCTGTCCGCTCGACTTCTCCGAGCATGTCGCCATCGCCACCGTCGACCGGATCGTCTTCCACGAGGTCGCGGGCGCGCTCGACCCGGCGAACGCCCGGAAAACGGACTGCGCGTCCGTCATCGGATGA
- the fxsT gene encoding FxSxx-COOH system tetratricopeptide repeat protein yields MTASRDGRIVTFYSYKGGTGRTMALANTAWILAANGKRVLAVDWDLEAPGLHRFFHPFLDPSTLGATTGVIDLITEYAWAAITPDTARRDDWHRDYARVQPHAVSLTPEILGWEFPDGGTLDFVSAGKQNREYSATVSTFDWDNFYDRLGGGLFFDALRDDMKANYDYVLIDSRTGLSDIADICTVHLPDILVDCFTLSDQSIDGAASVARQIDERYGGRNIKIYPVPMRIDEGEKEKADAGRALARVKFDRLPSGLAGEELTAYWGAVEIPYRPYYAYEETLATFGDEAGLTNSLLSAFERLTSVITEHDVTAMPTVGEDSRLRIKDAFTRRRPALPADLFLSYVAENRMWADWIESLLTRAGFRVVPRDVSVEREPGESGITPESAARTVVLLSSAYMKSSRAVEVWSRAVADDPGGGRQHLLPIRVGDVRLTTPYIDRNPVDLFRLDEVQATSTLLRALDRPVQLPDSSAPGPRFPGTVPKIWNAPPRNPGFTGRAVVLERMRDQLGGGMSVAAVLPQPQTIYGLGGVGKTQVAIEYVHRFMADYDLVWWISAEQVDDVVASLAELASRLGAQSGEDMAAASREAIDLLRRGVPSTRWLLVFDNADDPEQLKRFFPPQGPGHILVTSRNQTWSQYGDALPIDVFTREESIEHLQRRARGLSDVDADQVAMAVGDLPLAVEQAAAWIAETATPVAEYLEQLKEQTTSVLALNQPPGYPEPVAATWNVSIERLKERSPAAVRLLQLCAFFAPEPISANLLYSKEMIDALKPYDPSLQEKLVLGRVIREIGRFALAKVDQVNNSIQVHRLVQAVIRAQLSDEEQQKARHAVHQVLAGSRPDDDEPIDNPSTWPQFATIWPHLATSEARNCREPETRRLLIDRVRYLWKRGDWESALAIATEVRETWREMLGNNDYQYLYLRFHLSNILRSQGRYVEAKELDEVTLDRQREVLGETHPHTYMTTSGLAMDLGTLGQYGKAMELATEAHEGFSQIFHESHPRTLAAANNLALNLRMVGQYARARELDQDVFDRRTEVLGPLHPYTLSSATSLARDLREVGRYEDSVVLLARTYDLLKQQLGRTFPGTLAAAKSLAVSLRRAGQLEDARRLTTATRNRYRSQYSSANPDSLACDLNLAADLFAAGEPVAARDLAQEVVDQYMVVPGEKHPYTLAAMNNLGIFHWGCGDPETAEQLLVQVVRRMSAILGDSHPHALFTTINLANALADLGNLEEARQIEQRTVSRLREVLGPHHPEVLAVSSNLAVTLGMLGRKDESAVLRIETVEELGRQLGDDHALTRLARDERRVHRDLEPLAV; encoded by the coding sequence ATGACAGCCAGTCGTGACGGACGCATCGTCACCTTCTACTCGTACAAGGGCGGCACGGGCCGCACGATGGCCCTGGCCAATACGGCCTGGATCCTGGCGGCCAACGGCAAGCGGGTGCTCGCCGTCGACTGGGACCTCGAGGCGCCGGGACTCCACCGCTTCTTCCATCCCTTTCTGGACCCCTCCACCCTCGGGGCCACCACCGGTGTCATCGACCTGATCACGGAGTACGCCTGGGCCGCGATCACCCCCGACACCGCGCGCCGCGACGACTGGCACCGGGACTACGCCCGGGTCCAGCCGCACGCGGTCTCCCTCACCCCCGAGATCCTCGGCTGGGAGTTCCCCGACGGCGGCACGCTCGACTTCGTCTCCGCGGGCAAGCAGAACCGGGAGTACTCGGCGACCGTCTCCACCTTCGACTGGGACAACTTCTACGACCGGCTCGGCGGCGGTCTCTTCTTCGACGCGCTGCGCGACGATATGAAGGCCAACTACGACTACGTCCTCATCGACAGCCGTACCGGCCTCTCCGACATCGCCGACATCTGCACCGTCCACCTCCCCGACATCCTCGTCGACTGCTTCACCCTCAGCGACCAGTCCATCGACGGCGCGGCGTCCGTCGCCCGCCAGATCGACGAGCGCTACGGCGGCCGGAACATCAAGATCTACCCGGTGCCGATGCGGATCGACGAGGGCGAGAAGGAGAAGGCCGACGCCGGACGGGCGCTGGCGCGGGTCAAGTTCGACCGGCTGCCCAGCGGGCTCGCCGGCGAGGAGCTGACCGCCTACTGGGGCGCGGTGGAGATCCCGTACCGCCCCTACTACGCCTACGAGGAGACCCTCGCCACCTTCGGCGACGAGGCCGGTCTGACCAACTCGCTGCTCTCCGCCTTCGAACGGCTCACCTCGGTCATCACCGAGCACGATGTCACCGCCATGCCGACCGTCGGCGAGGACTCCCGGCTGCGCATCAAGGACGCCTTCACCCGCCGCCGCCCCGCCCTGCCCGCCGATCTCTTCCTGAGCTATGTGGCGGAGAACCGGATGTGGGCCGACTGGATCGAGTCGCTGCTGACCCGGGCCGGATTCCGGGTCGTGCCCCGGGACGTCTCGGTGGAGCGCGAACCCGGCGAGAGCGGGATCACCCCGGAGAGCGCCGCGCGGACGGTGGTGCTGCTCTCCTCCGCGTACATGAAGTCCAGTCGGGCGGTGGAGGTCTGGTCCCGGGCCGTGGCCGACGACCCCGGGGGCGGCCGGCAGCATCTGCTGCCCATCCGGGTCGGCGACGTCCGGCTGACCACCCCGTACATCGACCGCAATCCCGTCGATCTCTTCCGGCTCGACGAGGTGCAGGCCACCAGCACCCTGCTGCGGGCGCTGGACCGGCCGGTCCAGCTGCCGGACAGTTCGGCGCCCGGCCCCCGGTTCCCCGGCACCGTCCCCAAGATCTGGAACGCGCCGCCGCGCAACCCCGGCTTCACCGGGCGGGCCGTTGTCCTGGAGCGGATGCGGGACCAGCTCGGCGGCGGGATGTCGGTGGCCGCGGTGCTGCCGCAGCCGCAGACGATCTACGGACTCGGCGGCGTCGGCAAGACCCAGGTGGCCATCGAGTACGTCCACCGCTTCATGGCCGACTACGACCTGGTGTGGTGGATCTCCGCGGAACAGGTCGACGATGTCGTCGCCAGCCTCGCCGAACTCGCCAGCCGGCTCGGGGCGCAGTCCGGGGAGGACATGGCGGCGGCCTCCCGCGAGGCGATCGATCTGCTGCGGCGGGGGGTGCCGTCGACCCGCTGGCTGCTGGTCTTCGACAACGCCGACGACCCCGAGCAGCTGAAGCGGTTCTTCCCGCCCCAGGGGCCCGGGCACATCCTCGTCACCTCCCGGAACCAGACCTGGTCGCAGTACGGCGACGCGCTGCCCATCGACGTCTTCACCCGTGAGGAGTCCATCGAGCACCTCCAGCGCCGGGCCCGCGGGCTGAGCGACGTCGACGCCGACCAGGTCGCCATGGCCGTCGGCGATCTGCCGCTCGCCGTCGAGCAGGCGGCCGCCTGGATCGCGGAGACCGCGACGCCGGTGGCCGAGTATCTGGAGCAGCTGAAGGAGCAGACCACCAGTGTGCTGGCGCTCAACCAGCCCCCGGGCTATCCGGAGCCGGTCGCCGCGACCTGGAACGTCTCCATCGAACGGCTCAAGGAGCGCTCGCCCGCCGCGGTGCGCCTCCTTCAGCTCTGTGCCTTCTTCGCCCCCGAGCCCATCTCGGCGAATCTGCTGTACAGCAAGGAGATGATCGACGCTCTCAAGCCGTACGACCCCTCCCTCCAGGAGAAGCTGGTCCTGGGCCGGGTGATCCGGGAGATCGGGCGGTTCGCGCTGGCCAAGGTGGACCAGGTCAACAACAGCATCCAGGTCCACCGGCTGGTGCAGGCCGTGATCAGGGCCCAGTTGAGCGACGAGGAGCAGCAGAAGGCGCGGCACGCCGTCCACCAGGTGCTGGCCGGCTCCCGGCCCGATGACGACGAGCCCATCGACAACCCCTCCACCTGGCCGCAGTTCGCCACCATCTGGCCGCATCTGGCCACCTCGGAGGCGCGTAACTGCCGGGAGCCGGAGACCCGCAGGCTGCTGATCGACCGGGTCCGCTATCTGTGGAAGCGCGGTGACTGGGAGTCCGCCCTGGCCATCGCCACCGAGGTCCGCGAGACCTGGCGCGAGATGCTGGGCAACAACGACTACCAGTACCTCTACCTCCGCTTCCATCTCTCCAACATCCTGCGCTCCCAGGGCCGCTATGTGGAGGCGAAGGAGCTGGACGAGGTGACGCTCGACCGGCAGCGCGAGGTGCTGGGCGAAACGCATCCGCATACGTACATGACCACCAGCGGTCTGGCGATGGACCTGGGCACGCTGGGGCAGTACGGCAAGGCGATGGAGCTGGCGACCGAGGCGCACGAGGGCTTCAGCCAGATCTTCCACGAGTCCCACCCGCGGACCCTGGCCGCGGCGAACAACCTGGCGCTGAATCTGCGGATGGTCGGCCAGTACGCCCGGGCCCGCGAGCTGGACCAGGATGTGTTCGACCGGCGGACCGAGGTCCTCGGGCCGCTGCATCCGTACACCCTCTCCTCGGCCACGTCGCTCGCCCGCGATCTGCGGGAGGTCGGCCGCTACGAGGATTCGGTGGTCCTGCTGGCGCGGACGTACGACCTGCTGAAGCAGCAGCTGGGGCGGACCTTCCCGGGCACGCTGGCGGCCGCGAAGTCGCTCGCGGTGTCGCTGCGCCGGGCCGGGCAGCTGGAGGACGCGCGGCGGCTGACCACGGCCACCCGCAACCGCTACCGCTCGCAGTACTCCTCGGCCAATCCGGACTCCCTGGCCTGTGACCTCAATCTGGCGGCGGACCTGTTCGCCGCCGGGGAGCCGGTGGCGGCCCGGGATCTGGCGCAGGAGGTCGTCGACCAGTACATGGTGGTGCCGGGCGAGAAGCATCCGTACACCCTGGCCGCCATGAACAATCTGGGCATCTTCCACTGGGGCTGTGGCGATCCGGAGACCGCGGAACAACTGCTGGTGCAGGTGGTACGGAGGATGAGCGCGATCCTCGGGGACAGCCATCCGCACGCGCTGTTCACCACCATCAACCTCGCCAACGCGCTGGCGGACCTCGGCAATCTGGAAGAGGCCCGCCAGATCGAACAGCGGACGGTGAGCCGGCTGCGCGAGGTCCTCGGACCGCACCACCCCGAGGTGCTCGCGGTCTCCTCCAATCTCGCGGTCACCCTCGGCATGCTGGGCCGCAAGGACGAGTCCGCCGTGCTGCGGATCGAGACCGTGGAGGAGCTGGGCCGTCAGCTCGGGGACGACCATGCGCTGACCCGGCTCGCCCGGGACGAGCGGCGGGTGCACCGGGATCTGGAGCCGCTGGCGGTGTGA
- a CDS encoding alpha/beta fold hydrolase, which yields MRTNDGRHLIAELSGDPGGRSVFLLHGTPGSRLGPAPRGMVLYQRGMQLIAYDRPGYGESDRLAGRSVADVAQDVLAIADDLGLERFSVVGRSGGAPHALACAALMSDRVDRTAALVTLAPRDAVGLDWFDGMAASNVDAYTSALDDPIAFTKLFTLRSDEIRRDPIRLLNDLRSELPDSDRAVVADAGVRSMLLRNYQEALRMSAWGWIDDALAFSSPWGFDPADIDCPVLLWHGEQDVFSPVGHSRWLAERIPGVTAVLEPAAAHFDALHALPGILTWLTEEL from the coding sequence GTGCGCACGAACGACGGGCGCCATCTGATCGCGGAACTATCGGGAGATCCGGGGGGCAGATCGGTCTTCCTGCTCCACGGCACCCCCGGCAGCAGACTCGGTCCGGCCCCCCGGGGCATGGTGCTCTACCAGCGCGGAATGCAGCTCATCGCCTATGACCGTCCCGGTTACGGCGAATCGGACCGGCTCGCGGGCCGCAGCGTCGCCGATGTCGCCCAGGACGTCCTGGCCATCGCCGACGATCTGGGTCTCGAACGGTTCTCGGTCGTCGGCCGCTCCGGCGGTGCGCCGCACGCCCTGGCCTGCGCCGCGCTGATGTCCGACCGGGTCGACCGGACGGCGGCCCTGGTGACCCTGGCGCCCCGGGACGCGGTCGGTCTCGACTGGTTCGACGGCATGGCCGCTTCCAATGTGGACGCCTACACCTCCGCGCTGGACGACCCCATCGCCTTCACCAAGCTGTTCACCCTGCGCTCCGACGAGATCCGCCGGGATCCGATCAGGCTCCTCAACGACCTCCGCAGCGAGCTGCCGGACTCGGACCGGGCGGTGGTCGCGGACGCGGGTGTCCGGTCGATGCTCCTGCGCAACTACCAGGAAGCCCTGCGGATGTCGGCCTGGGGCTGGATCGACGACGCCCTCGCCTTCTCCAGCCCCTGGGGCTTCGACCCGGCGGACATCGACTGCCCGGTGCTGCTCTGGCACGGCGAGCAGGACGTCTTCTCTCCGGTGGGGCACTCCCGCTGGCTGGCCGAGCGCATCCCGGGGGTGACCGCCGTCCTGGAACCGGCCGCCGCCCACTTCGACGCCCTCCACGCCCTGCCGGGCATCCTGACCTGGCTCACCGAGGAGCTCTAG
- a CDS encoding DUF3533 domain-containing protein, which translates to MTRTTDGDRPTPHPPAGTPPRPGFLDEVRDAVSLRAALLIIGVLALQLGFITSYIGAFHHPKPTDIPLAVTAPTAAATERAVRELAALPGDPLDPAAAPDEATARARIADRDVDGALILSPTGPDRLLVASASGASLADALTAVVTRAEKARGRTVDVVDVVPDAPGDARGLTSFYLVVGWCVGGYLCAAVLAISAGARPANPARGLIRLAVLLLYAIVTGLLGAVIAGPVLDALPGSVPALWGLGTLLVFAVGALTLALQGLAGIIGIGLAILLVVVLGNPSAGGAYPYPLLPPFWKAIGPALPPGAGTYAARSIAYFRGNGALGPMLVIAAWALGGAIVTMVCAVLRRRATEREASPGAAAPAAPAAPGDGTARGA; encoded by the coding sequence ATGACGCGGACCACGGACGGCGACCGGCCCACCCCTCACCCCCCGGCCGGAACACCCCCGCGCCCCGGCTTCCTCGACGAGGTCAGGGACGCGGTCAGCCTCCGCGCGGCACTGTTGATCATCGGGGTGCTCGCGCTCCAGCTGGGCTTCATCACCTCCTACATCGGCGCCTTCCACCATCCGAAGCCCACGGACATCCCGCTCGCGGTCACCGCGCCCACCGCCGCCGCCACCGAGCGGGCGGTACGGGAGCTGGCCGCACTGCCCGGTGACCCGCTCGACCCCGCCGCCGCACCCGACGAGGCGACCGCCCGGGCCCGGATCGCCGACCGTGACGTCGACGGCGCCCTGATCCTCTCCCCCACGGGCCCCGACCGCCTGCTGGTGGCCAGTGCCTCCGGGGCCTCCCTGGCCGACGCCCTGACGGCCGTCGTCACCCGGGCCGAGAAGGCCCGGGGCCGTACCGTCGACGTGGTGGACGTGGTCCCCGACGCCCCCGGCGACGCCCGCGGGCTCACCTCCTTCTATCTGGTCGTCGGCTGGTGCGTCGGCGGCTACCTCTGCGCGGCCGTCCTCGCCATCAGCGCGGGCGCCCGGCCCGCCAATCCGGCCCGCGGGCTGATCCGGCTCGCCGTGCTGCTGCTGTACGCGATCGTCACCGGACTGCTCGGGGCGGTGATCGCCGGACCGGTACTCGACGCGCTGCCCGGGAGCGTGCCCGCGCTCTGGGGCCTCGGCACCCTGCTGGTGTTCGCCGTCGGGGCGCTCACCCTGGCCCTCCAGGGCCTGGCCGGGATCATCGGCATCGGTCTGGCGATCCTGCTGGTGGTCGTGCTGGGCAACCCCAGCGCGGGCGGCGCCTATCCGTATCCCCTGCTGCCGCCGTTCTGGAAGGCCATCGGCCCCGCCCTGCCGCCCGGCGCGGGCACCTACGCGGCCCGGTCCATCGCCTACTTCCGCGGCAACGGCGCCCTCGGCCCGATGCTGGTGATCGCGGCCTGGGCGCTCGGCGGGGCCATCGTCACCATGGTCTGTGCGGTACTGCGGCGGCGCGCCACGGAACGGGAGGCGTCCCCCGGAGCAGCCGCCCCGGCGGCCCCGGCGGCCCCCGGCGACGGAACCGCCCGGGGGGCGTAG
- a CDS encoding Bug family tripartite tricarboxylate transporter substrate binding protein — MQLRTPLALLGAALLVLVGPPLLDTGDTSDTGTKIPGLRFMVPNTPGGGYDITARTAAKNAEDANLTHDIEVFNLPGAGGTVGLSRLVSEHGNGKLVMSMGLGVVGAVHANKTPKTLDDTTPIARLTQEQGIVVVSKDSPYKTIQQLLAAWKENPRKLTVGGGSSPGGPDHLAPMLMAQAAGIQPKSVNYIPFDGGGELLASILGSKVAFGVSGVSEYLDQIKSGELRLLAVTGAQRVPGLEAPTLREAGLDTEFINWRGIVAPPGLSDREREKLTSLVAKLHASPQWKDSLRKHGWNDAYLAGDEFGDFLEAQNKSVDQVLKELGL; from the coding sequence GTGCAATTGCGCACTCCCCTCGCCCTGCTCGGGGCTGCGTTGCTGGTGCTCGTGGGGCCGCCCCTGCTCGATACGGGCGACACCTCCGACACCGGCACGAAGATCCCCGGGCTGCGGTTCATGGTCCCCAACACTCCGGGCGGGGGCTACGACATCACCGCGCGTACCGCGGCGAAGAACGCCGAGGACGCCAACCTCACCCACGACATCGAGGTCTTCAACCTCCCCGGTGCCGGCGGCACGGTCGGACTCTCCCGGCTGGTCAGCGAGCACGGCAACGGCAAGCTCGTCATGTCCATGGGTCTCGGCGTCGTCGGCGCCGTCCATGCGAACAAGACCCCGAAGACCCTCGACGACACCACCCCGATCGCCCGGCTCACCCAGGAACAGGGCATCGTCGTCGTCTCGAAGGACTCCCCCTACAAGACGATCCAGCAGTTGCTGGCGGCCTGGAAGGAGAACCCCCGCAAGCTGACGGTCGGCGGCGGTTCGTCCCCCGGCGGGCCCGACCACCTCGCCCCCATGCTGATGGCCCAGGCGGCGGGCATCCAGCCCAAGTCCGTCAACTACATCCCCTTCGACGGCGGCGGCGAACTGCTCGCCTCCATCCTGGGCAGCAAGGTCGCCTTCGGCGTCTCCGGCGTCAGCGAGTACCTCGACCAGATCAAATCCGGCGAGCTGCGGCTGCTGGCCGTGACCGGCGCCCAGCGGGTGCCCGGCCTCGAAGCCCCCACCCTCCGCGAGGCCGGGCTGGACACCGAGTTCATCAACTGGCGCGGCATCGTCGCACCCCCCGGCCTCTCGGACCGGGAGCGGGAGAAGCTCACCAGCCTGGTCGCGAAGCTGCACGCCTCGCCCCAGTGGAAGGACTCGCTGAGGAAGCACGGCTGGAACGACGCCTACCTCGCCGGTGACGAGTTCGGTGACTTCCTCGAGGCGCAGAACAAGAGCGTCGACCAGGTGCTGAAGGAGCTGGGACTGTGA